A window of Pirellula sp. SH-Sr6A contains these coding sequences:
- the aceE gene encoding pyruvate dehydrogenase (acetyl-transferring), homodimeric type, with the protein MSDAEVLGEVDPSVLAAAGQVAAPIDVDPAETGEWLGSLDYVRKSKGEERVRYLIKALENRARAEGVDIPFETTTPYINTIPATKQPAYPGNRELERRIKSIIRWNAMAMVVRANTKNKGQGGHISTFASSATLYEVAFNHFFKGRGESGYGGDIVYFQGHASPGMYSRAYVEGRLEEAKLENFRRELQPEGGLSSYPHPWLMPDFWEYPTVSMGLGPIMAIYQARFNEYLNDRGLKDTRGQKVWAFLGDGECDEPETLGAITLASREKLDNLIFVVNCNLQRLDGPVRGNGKIMQELEAVFRGAGWNVIKVVWGSDWDALLQKDESGLLVQRMTEVVDGQYQKYTGMPGSYIREHFFGKYPELLKLVENYSDERLEKMKRGGHDPEKVFAAYKAAVEHKGQPTVILAKTIKGYGLGEAGEGRNIAHNRKEMNEKELLEFRSRFGIPISDEEVANAPFYKPPESSNEIKYLKDRRKQLGGSLPSRPTIHPKTETPSLEDYRKFIGAQLEGKTISTTNGFVRLLGRLVKDKQIGSQIVPIVPDESRTFGMEGLFREIGIYAHAGQLYEPIDSDQVAYYKEAKDGQILEEGITECGSISSFVAAGTAYSAHGINMIPFYIYYSMFGFQRIGDSIWAAADMRAKGFLIGGTAGRTTLNGEGLQHQDGHSHLNAIAFPTVRAYDPAWAYETVVIVLDGMRRLYQEGETAIYYITVHNEDYDMPAMPEGVEDGIIKGIYRFKSQEVDGAKARVQLFGSGAILRHVLEAQQILAENYGIASDAWSVTSYTLLRRDAQSCERWNMLHPDQPEMKSYIQSVLDGVEGPIISASDNVRAVGEQLLPYLSQDYYVLGCDGMGRSETRPALRRHFEVDAVSITIAALYRLSKQGKIAPAVVAQAIRDLGLDPEKPNPLFA; encoded by the coding sequence ATGTCGGACGCAGAAGTCTTGGGAGAAGTCGACCCTTCGGTGTTGGCAGCGGCGGGCCAAGTCGCAGCGCCTATCGATGTGGACCCAGCGGAAACGGGCGAATGGCTCGGATCCTTGGATTATGTTCGCAAAAGCAAGGGCGAGGAGCGCGTTCGCTATCTGATCAAGGCTTTGGAAAACCGGGCTCGGGCAGAAGGGGTCGATATCCCTTTCGAAACGACGACCCCGTATATCAATACGATTCCTGCGACTAAGCAGCCCGCGTACCCCGGAAACCGGGAGCTAGAAAGGCGGATCAAGAGCATCATCCGCTGGAACGCCATGGCGATGGTCGTTCGCGCGAACACGAAAAACAAAGGGCAAGGGGGGCACATTAGCACTTTTGCCAGCTCCGCTACTCTCTACGAAGTCGCCTTCAATCACTTCTTTAAAGGGCGGGGCGAATCCGGTTACGGCGGCGACATCGTCTATTTCCAAGGGCATGCCTCCCCAGGGATGTACTCGCGGGCGTACGTCGAAGGCCGATTGGAAGAGGCGAAGCTTGAGAACTTCCGTCGCGAATTGCAACCGGAAGGGGGCCTCAGCAGCTACCCCCACCCTTGGTTGATGCCTGATTTTTGGGAGTATCCCACCGTTTCGATGGGGCTCGGGCCGATCATGGCGATCTACCAAGCCCGGTTCAACGAGTATCTCAACGACCGCGGTCTTAAGGACACGCGGGGGCAAAAAGTATGGGCATTCCTTGGGGACGGCGAATGCGATGAGCCCGAAACCCTCGGGGCTATTACGCTTGCTTCCCGTGAAAAGCTGGACAATTTGATCTTTGTTGTGAACTGCAATCTGCAGCGGCTCGACGGTCCGGTGCGCGGAAACGGCAAGATCATGCAAGAGCTCGAAGCGGTCTTCCGAGGAGCCGGCTGGAACGTGATCAAAGTCGTTTGGGGAAGCGATTGGGACGCGCTGCTTCAAAAAGACGAATCGGGTCTCCTCGTGCAACGCATGACCGAAGTCGTGGACGGTCAGTACCAAAAGTACACCGGTATGCCTGGATCCTACATCCGCGAGCATTTCTTCGGGAAATATCCCGAGCTTCTCAAGCTGGTCGAGAACTACTCCGACGAGCGGCTGGAGAAGATGAAGCGAGGCGGTCACGATCCTGAGAAGGTCTTCGCAGCCTACAAGGCAGCCGTTGAGCACAAAGGACAGCCCACGGTCATCTTGGCGAAGACCATCAAGGGCTACGGTTTGGGAGAAGCGGGCGAGGGACGGAACATCGCTCACAACCGAAAAGAAATGAACGAAAAGGAACTTCTGGAGTTCCGCAGCCGATTCGGTATTCCGATTTCGGATGAGGAAGTCGCGAATGCACCGTTTTACAAGCCGCCCGAGTCGAGCAATGAGATCAAATATCTCAAGGACCGGCGCAAGCAATTGGGTGGTTCTCTCCCGAGCCGCCCCACCATTCATCCGAAGACGGAAACCCCTTCGCTCGAGGATTATCGCAAGTTCATAGGTGCCCAGCTGGAAGGCAAGACCATCAGTACAACCAACGGCTTCGTCCGCTTGTTGGGTCGGTTGGTCAAAGACAAGCAAATCGGGTCGCAGATCGTTCCCATCGTGCCTGACGAGTCCCGGACGTTTGGTATGGAAGGCTTGTTCCGCGAAATCGGCATCTATGCCCATGCGGGGCAGCTGTACGAACCAATCGATTCGGATCAGGTCGCCTATTACAAAGAGGCCAAGGACGGACAGATCCTGGAAGAAGGGATCACCGAGTGCGGCTCGATCAGTAGCTTCGTCGCTGCAGGCACCGCCTATTCGGCTCACGGGATCAATATGATTCCGTTTTACATCTACTACTCGATGTTTGGTTTCCAACGAATCGGCGATTCGATTTGGGCAGCCGCTGACATGCGGGCAAAGGGATTCCTTATTGGAGGAACTGCAGGCCGGACGACCCTCAACGGGGAAGGCCTGCAGCACCAAGATGGCCACAGCCACCTCAACGCGATCGCGTTCCCAACCGTTCGAGCTTACGATCCGGCTTGGGCGTATGAAACGGTCGTCATCGTCCTCGATGGTATGCGACGACTTTATCAAGAAGGTGAGACGGCGATTTACTACATCACGGTCCACAACGAGGACTATGACATGCCGGCGATGCCGGAAGGTGTCGAAGACGGTATTATCAAAGGTATCTATCGCTTCAAATCTCAAGAAGTCGACGGGGCCAAAGCTCGGGTGCAACTGTTTGGTAGTGGAGCCATATTGCGACACGTGCTCGAAGCACAACAGATTCTGGCTGAAAACTATGGAATCGCCAGCGATGCCTGGAGCGTGACCAGTTACACATTGCTGCGTCGCGATGCACAAAGCTGCGAGCGCTGGAACATGCTTCACCCGGATCAGCCCGAGATGAAGTCGTACATTCAATCGGTGTTGGACGGAGTCGAGGGGCCGATCATTTCCGCGAGCGACAACGTTCGAGCAGTCGGTGAGCAGTTGCTCCCTTACCTCAGCCAAGACTACTACGTGCTTGGATGCGATGGGATGGGGCGCAGCGAAACGCGACCTGCTCTGCGTCGTCACTTCGAAGTCGACGCGGTCTCGATCACCATTGCAGCGTTGTATCGATTGAGCAAACAAGGAAAGATCGCACCTGCGGTCGTTGCCCAAGCGATTCGAGATTTGGGACTCGATCCCGAGAAACCGAATCCCCTGTTTGCTTAG
- a CDS encoding M48 family metalloprotease, whose product MTPVLNVFWIPSVLAAWPAAWLIENVRARFGMAASPTLDRIGLVGILLIHVLTLLLVFLSMRTLHRNAIAHRNENRWMACCASPTFCIAIWLLVQPFVLALLGWPELFGQMGGVAGHWTGTLVLSAFPTVLFLLVLFDRSGWRCLKGNVLGIVLVGVSVATESISWLFQRDIGMVSLIPWGNQRLEGAVWKDTFWLCVTLVAAGAITSWILPYWMIWVTGAGKMEPTFAHHIQGLWRRAGVRPPRVLLWPTGCRFSNAAIVSGFRGKRLLITDRLLLNYTMRQIEWIVLHEIAHVRRFHSWVRLLPAWIGVPAMLGTLQTLEGWLLVCAMLSIGLVFGILVIATCWWTEMDADRAAIRMGERWFGMNSEEAASQYIQVLGRIYRDNRMERTSWTHPSLQQRIAPYQSPMAF is encoded by the coding sequence ATGACCCCCGTTTTGAATGTATTCTGGATACCCTCCGTGCTGGCTGCTTGGCCTGCAGCGTGGTTGATCGAAAACGTTCGGGCAAGGTTTGGGATGGCAGCCAGTCCAACCTTGGATCGCATCGGATTGGTCGGGATCCTCCTCATCCATGTTCTCACGCTGCTTCTTGTTTTTCTATCGATGCGGACGCTGCATCGAAATGCGATCGCGCACCGGAATGAGAACCGTTGGATGGCGTGCTGCGCATCTCCGACGTTCTGTATTGCCATTTGGCTTCTGGTGCAACCTTTTGTTCTGGCCCTTTTAGGGTGGCCAGAATTATTCGGCCAGATGGGGGGAGTCGCAGGGCACTGGACGGGTACGCTTGTGTTGTCCGCGTTCCCCACGGTTTTGTTTCTTCTCGTTCTATTTGATCGTTCGGGCTGGAGATGTTTGAAGGGGAATGTGCTGGGGATCGTGTTGGTGGGTGTTTCCGTCGCGACAGAGTCCATATCGTGGCTTTTTCAGCGAGACATCGGGATGGTATCGCTTATCCCATGGGGAAACCAACGATTGGAAGGTGCGGTTTGGAAAGACACGTTTTGGCTCTGCGTTACGCTCGTCGCGGCTGGGGCGATTACTTCATGGATCCTGCCCTATTGGATGATCTGGGTGACTGGGGCAGGCAAGATGGAACCAACTTTCGCCCATCACATACAAGGGTTGTGGCGCCGCGCAGGAGTTCGTCCTCCTCGAGTGCTGTTGTGGCCCACGGGATGCCGCTTTTCAAATGCTGCGATCGTCAGTGGTTTTCGAGGGAAGCGGCTGCTAATTACCGACCGGCTTCTTCTCAACTACACGATGCGGCAGATCGAGTGGATCGTGCTACACGAAATCGCGCATGTTCGACGTTTTCATTCGTGGGTCCGACTGCTTCCTGCTTGGATCGGAGTTCCAGCGATGCTCGGGACGCTGCAGACTTTGGAAGGTTGGCTTTTGGTGTGCGCGATGCTCTCGATTGGATTGGTATTCGGCATCCTCGTCATTGCGACATGCTGGTGGACCGAGATGGATGCCGATCGGGCTGCAATACGGATGGGAGAGAGGTGGTTTGGGATGAACTCCGAAGAGGCCGCGTCGCAGTATATCCAGGTACTGGGTCGCATCTATCGCGACAATCGTATGGAACGCACGAGTTGGACGCATCCGAGTCTTCAACAACGCATTGCACCTTATCAGAGTCCCATGGCGTTTTGA
- a CDS encoding 2-oxo acid dehydrogenase subunit E2 has product MEIKLPSLGEGIESGDVLEILVSVGDVVKKEQSLIEMETDKATVSVPSPAAGKILSITVKEGESVPVGTVIATIEASGAAAPAPAKAPAPAAAAPTPQPAAAPAPAAAPQQAAAPKPEPVRPAPVAPARPVAVPAAPVAAAPAPAPAVDNEGTPFADDVIPAGPAIRRLAREVGVDLASVVGSGEGGRITREDVMAVVRHASQAARTPAPAAPAPTSGISESKSASKSPAANLPGTPSQDDYGPIRVDRMTKIRKTIANQMHRSWESVPRVVNFDDADVTELEAFRQTSKDDYASRGIKLTTMPFLIKAVATALKHHPALNAALDMENEQIIYKDYVNLGIAVDSDRGLVVPTLKNADRMSIPDVAYALADLANRVRSNDFAVSDLRGGTFTISNLGAIGGTYSTPIVNVPEVAILLVGRSRKLPVVMDDDSIKPRLMMPLSLAYDHRLVDGATAARFLNDIIAYLEAPSRLLLAI; this is encoded by the coding sequence ATGGAAATCAAGCTTCCCTCCCTTGGCGAAGGCATCGAATCTGGCGACGTTCTCGAAATCCTCGTGAGCGTTGGTGACGTCGTCAAGAAAGAACAATCGCTCATCGAGATGGAAACCGATAAGGCAACTGTCTCGGTTCCGTCGCCGGCAGCAGGCAAGATTCTGAGCATCACGGTCAAGGAAGGGGAGAGCGTTCCCGTCGGGACCGTTATCGCGACCATTGAAGCATCGGGAGCAGCCGCTCCTGCTCCAGCCAAAGCCCCGGCCCCCGCTGCTGCAGCACCAACGCCACAACCGGCTGCAGCACCCGCCCCAGCAGCAGCTCCGCAACAAGCGGCTGCACCGAAACCAGAACCCGTCCGTCCTGCTCCCGTCGCTCCTGCTCGGCCAGTCGCCGTTCCTGCAGCGCCTGTCGCTGCGGCTCCCGCACCTGCCCCTGCGGTTGACAACGAAGGAACACCGTTCGCCGATGACGTGATTCCCGCGGGTCCGGCCATCCGCCGCTTGGCACGGGAAGTGGGGGTCGATTTGGCCAGTGTGGTCGGTTCAGGTGAAGGAGGTCGCATCACGCGTGAAGACGTGATGGCTGTCGTGCGCCACGCGAGCCAAGCAGCCCGAACACCAGCTCCTGCGGCACCCGCACCTACGTCCGGAATCAGTGAATCCAAGAGCGCGTCGAAGAGCCCGGCGGCCAATCTGCCTGGCACACCCTCGCAAGACGACTACGGTCCGATTCGCGTGGATCGAATGACCAAGATTCGAAAGACGATCGCTAATCAAATGCATCGCTCGTGGGAGTCGGTTCCCCGCGTGGTGAACTTTGACGATGCCGACGTTACCGAGCTGGAAGCGTTCCGACAAACCAGCAAAGATGATTACGCCTCGCGAGGGATCAAACTCACGACGATGCCGTTTTTGATCAAGGCTGTGGCGACGGCGCTCAAACACCACCCAGCGCTCAACGCGGCGCTCGATATGGAAAATGAGCAGATCATTTACAAGGACTACGTGAACCTCGGTATCGCCGTGGATAGCGACCGCGGATTGGTCGTTCCAACCCTGAAGAACGCCGACCGGATGTCGATTCCAGACGTTGCATACGCGTTAGCCGATCTCGCAAATCGAGTTCGTAGCAATGACTTTGCCGTGAGTGATCTGCGAGGTGGAACCTTCACGATCAGCAATCTCGGAGCGATCGGTGGGACTTATTCCACCCCGATCGTGAATGTACCGGAAGTGGCGATTTTGCTTGTCGGTCGTTCTCGCAAGCTTCCTGTGGTGATGGATGACGATTCCATCAAACCGCGATTGATGATGCCCTTGAGTTTGGCCTATGACCACCGTCTCGTTGACGGTGCGACAGCTGCCCGATTCTTGAACGACATTATTGCGTATCTCGAAGCTCCGAGCAGACTGCTGCTCGCTATTTAG
- a CDS encoding metal ABC transporter permease: MSRFEVRMVWDWEIDGWIVLAGSLAAACAAVLGSFLLLRRLSLLGDAISHSVLPGIAAAYLFTGERASWSIFIGAAITGLATVWLIESIRRFGNVEESASIGIVFTSMFAVGLVMIVRAGDHVDLDPSCILYGNLETSILDTVPTPIGDIPRVVLTLGGVMILNLAAVAIFYKEWKVTTFDAAYAQSQGIPSRFFHYLLASLVAVTCIAAFEAVGNILVIAVLIVPAAISFLWTARLSAMLACSVSVAVLIAITGHLAAIWLPPLAGLRSVNSAAMMSVAAGLFLAATILISPRGGWLFQRWQQLAIARKILQDDVLAYLYRLQEQSAAPTVHPSTSASTPPMSTQPFHRNEIAKKLHASPTRMAQALQQLSTRHAIAVRGDEVELTEQGLREAQNLVRSHRLWEQYLSIETNLPDNKVHPHAESWEHFTNSSMRGELDQRTGNAPTDPHGRTIPPES, from the coding sequence ATGAGCAGGTTCGAAGTTCGCATGGTTTGGGATTGGGAAATCGATGGTTGGATCGTCTTGGCCGGCTCTCTGGCGGCTGCCTGCGCGGCTGTTTTAGGCTCTTTCCTACTGCTGCGGCGCTTGAGCTTGCTCGGGGACGCAATCAGCCACTCCGTATTACCGGGAATCGCAGCCGCCTACCTTTTCACCGGAGAACGAGCCTCTTGGAGCATCTTCATCGGCGCTGCGATCACCGGGCTGGCGACGGTTTGGCTGATCGAATCGATCCGTCGTTTCGGAAACGTCGAGGAGTCGGCCTCCATCGGGATCGTCTTCACGTCCATGTTTGCGGTGGGGCTCGTGATGATTGTCCGTGCCGGCGACCACGTCGACCTTGACCCCTCCTGCATTCTCTACGGGAACCTGGAGACTTCGATCCTGGACACCGTGCCCACGCCCATCGGGGACATCCCGAGGGTTGTGCTCACGCTCGGGGGTGTGATGATTTTGAATCTCGCGGCGGTAGCCATTTTCTACAAGGAGTGGAAGGTGACGACTTTCGACGCCGCTTATGCGCAGTCGCAAGGTATTCCGAGCCGCTTCTTTCATTACCTTTTGGCTTCCCTCGTCGCCGTCACCTGCATCGCAGCCTTCGAAGCAGTCGGTAACATCTTGGTCATCGCCGTCTTGATCGTCCCCGCAGCGATCTCCTTCCTTTGGACCGCCCGTCTTTCCGCCATGCTGGCGTGCTCGGTTTCGGTCGCCGTTTTGATCGCCATCACCGGACACCTTGCTGCAATCTGGCTACCTCCTCTAGCGGGCCTGCGCTCGGTGAACTCGGCAGCCATGATGTCCGTCGCCGCCGGTCTATTCTTGGCAGCAACAATCTTGATCAGCCCTCGCGGCGGCTGGCTCTTTCAACGATGGCAACAGCTCGCGATCGCACGAAAAATCCTGCAAGACGACGTTCTTGCCTATCTTTATCGTTTGCAAGAACAATCGGCTGCACCGACCGTTCACCCCTCAACGAGTGCATCCACTCCCCCGATGTCGACGCAACCGTTCCATAGGAACGAGATTGCGAAGAAACTGCATGCCTCCCCTACGAGAATGGCGCAAGCTCTTCAGCAACTATCAACTCGCCATGCCATCGCGGTACGGGGTGATGAAGTCGAGCTCACGGAACAAGGATTGCGCGAAGCCCAGAACTTGGTCCGTTCCCACCGATTATGGGAGCAGTACCTCTCTATCGAAACGAACTTGCCGGACAATAAAGTCCACCCGCACGCAGAGTCCTGGGAGCACTTCACCAACTCGTCAATGCGGGGCGAATTGGACCAACGGACCGGCAACGCTCCTACCGACCCCCATGGACGTACGATCCCTCCGGAATCGTGA
- a CDS encoding PPC domain-containing protein, whose protein sequence is MFLLPNSLLRSVHRFRSSLAAASFLTTLATTTFLPAAEKPQWTRLMPAGATAGASTPVDASGTFTSWPVQIWCSHPGVHWKCLEKAGSFEVSVNAGVRDQVAWVRLYNEAGATPAKPFYVSPRATKTEKEPNDRILEVTETLHDNEVTYGLLEKNGDVDHYRLALRAGEPFSATLDATRSLRSPLDAHLQLLDERGFVLTENLDRYGYDPGIAFQPKKDGTYYLRVFGFPVEPDSTISFRGGADWCYRLQWQRSQLPFDAFNAEGILLPSVAPEGPSPTSKDSAATVSLPLDTQRAILHNKETHFYRIQNLGGKSLEIQLLAQSIGSYLDATLTITNKEGKQVSFQDDDKTNRDPKLVWQVPDNEEYWVSVSDFHKLGSEDRVYRLQIRERLTSLLATAPAELKESKANEEFEWSIALERINNWTGDVEVLGVGLPADAVLTNTQFAVTKDGPKAHAVKVKLPTPWQGPFALQLKLAGIETPVTVAGPTQAGVWISNVVTK, encoded by the coding sequence ATGTTTCTTCTGCCAAACTCGCTGCTGCGATCGGTTCATCGCTTCCGTTCCAGCCTCGCCGCCGCATCTTTTCTAACGACACTTGCCACCACAACTTTCCTCCCGGCGGCCGAAAAACCGCAGTGGACGAGGCTCATGCCGGCGGGTGCGACCGCAGGCGCATCCACTCCGGTCGACGCCTCGGGTACGTTTACCTCTTGGCCGGTCCAAATCTGGTGCAGTCACCCCGGCGTGCACTGGAAATGCTTGGAAAAAGCAGGTTCTTTTGAAGTCTCCGTGAATGCCGGTGTACGTGACCAAGTCGCCTGGGTCCGCCTCTACAACGAAGCGGGAGCCACGCCAGCTAAACCGTTTTACGTTTCCCCCCGCGCGACGAAGACGGAAAAGGAGCCGAACGATCGGATCCTGGAAGTCACGGAAACATTGCACGACAACGAGGTCACCTACGGTCTGCTCGAGAAGAATGGCGATGTCGACCATTACCGACTGGCGCTCCGGGCGGGCGAACCCTTTTCCGCCACGCTCGACGCTACCCGCTCGCTTCGCTCGCCGCTCGACGCGCACCTCCAACTTCTCGACGAACGGGGCTTTGTCCTCACGGAAAATCTCGACCGATACGGCTATGATCCGGGAATTGCTTTCCAACCCAAAAAAGACGGAACCTATTATTTGCGAGTCTTCGGGTTCCCGGTCGAGCCCGATAGCACCATCTCGTTCCGCGGAGGCGCTGACTGGTGCTACCGACTGCAATGGCAACGAAGCCAGCTTCCATTCGATGCGTTCAATGCAGAAGGGATCTTGTTACCATCGGTTGCACCCGAGGGCCCATCTCCCACATCCAAGGATTCGGCCGCGACCGTCTCCCTCCCTTTGGATACCCAACGCGCGATTCTTCACAACAAAGAAACACACTTCTATCGGATTCAAAACTTAGGGGGCAAGTCGCTGGAGATCCAATTGCTCGCCCAATCCATCGGTTCGTACCTCGATGCAACGCTCACCATCACCAATAAGGAAGGAAAGCAAGTCTCGTTTCAAGATGACGACAAGACGAATCGAGATCCCAAACTGGTATGGCAAGTCCCCGATAACGAAGAGTATTGGGTGAGCGTTTCCGATTTTCATAAACTCGGTAGCGAGGACCGCGTGTACCGACTTCAAATCCGAGAACGCCTCACGAGTTTGCTTGCAACGGCTCCCGCCGAACTAAAAGAAAGCAAAGCCAATGAAGAATTCGAATGGAGCATCGCCCTCGAACGAATCAATAATTGGACAGGAGACGTCGAAGTCCTCGGAGTCGGGCTCCCTGCCGATGCAGTACTGACCAATACCCAATTCGCCGTGACCAAAGATGGTCCCAAAGCGCACGCGGTTAAAGTCAAGCTGCCGACGCCGTGGCAAGGCCCGTTTGCACTGCAATTGAAGCTGGCCGGAATCGAAACGCCAGTTACCGTCGCCGGCCCCACTCAGGCCGGCGTATGGATTTCCAACGTGGTGACTAAATAG